The Fructilactobacillus myrtifloralis genome contains a region encoding:
- a CDS encoding NAD(P)-binding oxidoreductase: protein MTDTILLVGQGPLTDYVQDHLQTPQTKILTKRHQLTTATAYTDLPPHLAAVVVTAGPADVDLVVTELATALQRAHVEVQRWVFVSAAGVDGEVRGNREYPGVTDVREYFREQRYAIKMIDETELPYTILRPGRLVARRRGPARLFKEGDPVPTGVVSYETITELIAAAIGGKYANQSLAVVETETEAL from the coding sequence ATGACAGACACAATTTTATTGGTGGGGCAGGGTCCTCTTACTGACTACGTGCAGGACCATTTGCAAACGCCCCAGACAAAGATTCTAACTAAGCGGCACCAATTAACGACGGCGACTGCTTACACTGATCTCCCTCCGCACCTGGCTGCGGTAGTGGTGACGGCCGGCCCAGCGGATGTCGATTTAGTGGTCACAGAGTTAGCGACGGCGCTTCAACGTGCCCACGTCGAGGTGCAGCGCTGGGTTTTCGTTTCTGCGGCTGGTGTTGACGGAGAGGTACGCGGGAACCGGGAGTATCCGGGAGTGACCGATGTGCGCGAATACTTCCGTGAACAGCGCTATGCCATTAAAATGATTGACGAAACGGAGTTGCCCTACACCATTTTACGGCCCGGGCGGTTAGTTGCTCGGCGGCGAGGACCGGCTCGCCTTTTTAAGGAGGGCGACCCAGTTCCAACGGGCGTTGTTTCATATGAAACAATCACGGAGCTAATTGCTGCTGCAATCGGCGGGAAGTACGCCAACCAGTCACTTGCGGTGGTGGAAACAGAAACGGAGGCACTATGA
- a CDS encoding NCS2 family permease — MGNKIASFFHFQTLGTNFRTETLAGITTFISMVYILFVNPDVLGATGMDKGAVFTATALATAFGCILMGVIANYPFALSAGLGINAFFTYSVCIGMKVPWQTAMSGVLIASVLFIILTALKLREKIIDAIPTDLKAAIGGGIGLFIAFIGFHNGGLVVANKSTLVSLGSLTNPLTLLTIAGLVITLFLMSAKVPGAIFVGMVISSVIGMATGLIKIPNALVASVPSIKSTFLVSLFNLNQINTPQLCVVVLTFLLVTFFDTAGTLIGLAEQAGYMRDNRMPRVGRALAADSTTMLFGSLLGTSPMSVYVESSAGIAVGGRSGFTAIVTGIMFIFALFFSPLLAVITSQITAPALIIVGVLMAKSLAQVNWNRFELAAPAFLIAVGMPLTYSISDGIALGFMAYPITMIAAKRGKEVGWMMYALAIVFLIFFLILKN, encoded by the coding sequence ATGGGCAATAAAATTGCGTCATTTTTTCACTTTCAAACGTTAGGGACTAATTTCCGGACCGAAACACTCGCCGGAATTACGACCTTCATTTCCATGGTTTACATCCTATTCGTCAATCCAGACGTCCTCGGTGCCACCGGAATGGATAAGGGCGCCGTTTTCACAGCGACCGCCCTCGCCACGGCCTTTGGTTGTATCTTAATGGGGGTCATTGCCAATTATCCGTTCGCATTATCCGCCGGGCTCGGAATTAACGCCTTCTTTACCTACTCCGTCTGCATCGGCATGAAGGTTCCCTGGCAAACCGCAATGAGCGGGGTCTTAATCGCTTCGGTCCTCTTCATCATCCTAACGGCCTTGAAACTCCGCGAAAAGATTATTGATGCCATTCCAACCGATTTAAAGGCCGCTATTGGTGGGGGAATTGGTCTGTTCATCGCTTTTATTGGATTTCATAACGGGGGACTGGTGGTGGCTAACAAAAGTACCCTGGTTAGTTTAGGCTCCCTGACAAATCCCCTCACGCTCCTAACCATTGCTGGGCTAGTCATTACCCTCTTCCTAATGAGCGCGAAGGTTCCCGGTGCCATCTTCGTCGGCATGGTAATTTCATCCGTAATCGGAATGGCCACGGGGTTAATTAAGATCCCGAACGCCCTTGTCGCCAGCGTTCCCAGCATTAAGTCCACGTTCTTAGTAAGCCTGTTCAATTTAAATCAGATTAATACGCCCCAACTCTGCGTGGTCGTGCTGACCTTCTTATTAGTAACCTTCTTTGATACGGCCGGAACCCTAATCGGACTCGCTGAACAAGCTGGTTACATGCGGGATAACCGCATGCCACGGGTCGGACGCGCGCTCGCAGCGGACTCCACTACCATGTTGTTTGGTTCACTACTCGGGACCTCGCCCATGAGCGTCTACGTGGAATCCTCAGCAGGAATCGCCGTGGGCGGACGGTCAGGCTTTACAGCCATCGTTACTGGCATTATGTTTATCTTTGCCCTCTTCTTTTCTCCGCTCCTTGCGGTCATTACCAGTCAAATCACCGCGCCAGCCCTCATCATCGTCGGCGTGCTCATGGCGAAATCACTGGCCCAAGTCAATTGGAACCGGTTTGAACTGGCTGCCCCAGCGTTCTTGATTGCCGTGGGGATGCCCCTCACTTACAGTATCTCGGATGGGATTGCCCTCGGTTTTATGGCCTACCCAATCACTATGATTGCTGCCAAGCGGGGCAAGGAAGTTGGCTGGATGATGTACGCTCTTGCAATTGTCTTTCTGATTTTCTTCCTAATCCTTAAAAATTAA